Proteins encoded in a region of the Campylobacter geochelonis genome:
- a CDS encoding DUF4230 domain-containing protein: MEILVAILVILLCVVIFMLYRQNSALREAKGAKTQITTDITKLRNIGELSVFQIYSKEIVTRKDDPIGGFWKSVLGWSMTKKQIAVIFEFEINFIYDLRSKDFVIQQISDGGYKISMPPCQYKYSIKDMKIYDEKDARFLPFLLPDSLSGFFGVSFSESDKNKLIDEAKDEVKSMSIKIINDLGDKIHKSASDTLEAIAKNFGAKSVEFEFCDGNIGQIDVKKSAVEIDSFLEKQIAK, encoded by the coding sequence ATGGAAATTTTAGTTGCTATACTTGTGATTTTGCTTTGTGTTGTGATATTTATGCTGTATCGCCAAAATAGCGCTTTACGCGAAGCAAAAGGCGCTAAAACGCAGATAACAACCGATATCACAAAGCTTAGAAATATAGGCGAGCTTAGTGTTTTTCAAATTTATAGCAAAGAAATTGTTACTAGAAAAGATGATCCTATAGGTGGCTTTTGGAAGAGCGTGCTTGGCTGGTCGATGACTAAAAAGCAAATCGCTGTTATTTTTGAGTTTGAGATAAATTTTATATATGATTTAAGGAGTAAGGATTTTGTTATCCAGCAAATTAGCGATGGTGGGTATAAAATCTCAATGCCGCCTTGTCAGTATAAATACTCCATAAAAGATATGAAAATTTATGATGAAAAGGACGCTAGGTTTTTGCCATTTTTGTTGCCTGACTCGCTAAGTGGGTTTTTTGGTGTGAGTTTTAGCGAAAGCGATAAAAACAAACTTATCGATGAAGCCAAAGATGAGGTAAAATCTATGTCGATTAAAATCATAAATGACTTAGGCGATAAAATTCACAAATCAGCCTCCGATACGCTTGAAGCTATAGCTAAAAATTTCGGTGCTAAGTCGGTGGAGTTTGAGTTTTGCGATGGAAATATCGGGCAAATCGATGTCAAAAAAAGCGCGGTTGAGATAGATAGTTTTTTAGAAAAACAGATAGCAAAGTAG
- a CDS encoding thermonuclease family protein: MNRKYFYKDGFAWAYRKYSKKYISAENYARKKRLGLWNDTNPIAPYNFRKQKRDKNK; the protein is encoded by the coding sequence ATCAATAGAAAATATTTTTATAAAGATGGCTTTGCTTGGGCTTATAGAAAGTATTCAAAGAAATATATTAGTGCTGAAAACTATGCAAGAAAGAAGAGACTTGGGCTTTGGAATGATACTAATCCTATAGCTCCATATAACTTTAGAAAGCAAAAAAGAGATAAAAACAAATAA
- a CDS encoding phage virion morphogenesis protein: MPIKVEGFDEVIKKLQNLQALEVKTKPLMSQIGNTLKNSITDSFNEERSPFGEKWKALKPSTIKQKEKKNKSNKILRRDGALADKWLVKSSNKDVTVSNNTNLNGFAYGLTHQFGSSSAGRNKRVFIPARVFLPIDKNNKLEPNLKEDLKDLVVEFVKSNV; encoded by the coding sequence ATGCCAATCAAAGTAGAAGGGTTTGATGAAGTGATTAAAAAGCTTCAAAACCTACAAGCTTTAGAAGTAAAGACTAAGCCACTAATGAGTCAAATCGGTAATACTCTTAAAAATAGTATAACTGATAGTTTTAATGAAGAGAGAAGCCCATTTGGCGAAAAATGGAAAGCATTAAAACCAAGCACTATAAAGCAAAAAGAGAAAAAGAATAAATCAAATAAAATTTTAAGAAGAGATGGAGCTTTAGCCGATAAGTGGTTAGTTAAATCAAGTAATAAAGATGTAACAGTAAGTAATAATACAAACTTAAATGGTTTTGCATATGGTTTAACTCATCAGTTTGGCAGTAGTAGTGCTGGAAGAAATAAAAGAGTGTTTATACCTGCAAGAGTATTTTTACCTATAGATAAAAATAACAAATTAGAGCCAAATTTAAAAGAGGATTTAAAAGATTTAGTTGTAGAGTTTGTAAAAAGCAATGTTTAA
- a CDS encoding phage head morphogenesis protein, with the protein MESFGEYFRYTAVLDNRTRKSHARLHGTILPKTDKFWDRNYPPNGWGCRCSVQVLTKKEIQKRGLTPLADSSMLKDISDKAFAYNPKVDRLDSILKDKAKKLGCNDVKANGGGLKFNSPCDKVKEFEKQREAYLQERFANMASKKLQNMFSGIDLLASGYKPPLEKPLVLSILSDNSIKNLSNHGYIASKFLKVFTQAKLLHGFRQKKILDGNALTKEQFLNMPKFLTDDNLYLGLDEFGEKEIKFYWFDNNQEDRMCYAYFKNGLITYGVTNIENYRGNLKNKKLIKIKP; encoded by the coding sequence ATGGAGTCGTTTGGAGAATACTTTAGATACACAGCAGTGCTTGATAATAGAACAAGAAAGAGTCACGCAAGGCTTCATGGAACAATTCTGCCTAAAACAGATAAGTTTTGGGATAGAAACTATCCGCCAAATGGTTGGGGTTGTAGATGCAGTGTGCAAGTTCTTACTAAAAAAGAGATTCAAAAAAGAGGTTTAACTCCACTAGCTGATAGCTCTATGCTTAAAGATATTAGCGATAAAGCTTTTGCATATAATCCTAAGGTTGATAGGCTTGATAGCATTTTAAAAGATAAGGCTAAAAAGTTAGGTTGTAATGATGTAAAAGCTAACGGGGGTGGGCTTAAATTTAATAGTCCTTGTGATAAGGTTAAAGAGTTTGAAAAGCAAAGAGAAGCATATCTACAAGAAAGATTTGCAAATATGGCAAGTAAAAAACTCCAAAATATGTTTAGTGGCATAGATTTATTAGCATCTGGATATAAACCACCTCTTGAAAAACCTTTAGTTTTATCTATATTATCCGATAACAGCATTAAAAATTTAAGCAACCATGGATATATTGCTAGTAAATTTTTAAAGGTATTTACACAAGCAAAACTTTTGCACGGATTTAGACAGAAAAAGATATTAGATGGTAATGCTCTTACAAAAGAACAGTTTTTAAACATGCCTAAATTTTTAACCGATGATAATTTATATCTAGGATTAGATGAATTTGGAGAAAAAGAAATTAAATTTTATTGGTTTGATAATAATCAAGAAGATAGAATGTGCTACGCTTATTTTAAAAATGGTTTAATAACATACGGAGTAACTAATATTGAGAATTACAGAGGAAATCTTAAAAATAAAAAACTAATAAAAATAAAGCCATAG
- the truA gene encoding tRNA pseudouridine(38-40) synthase TruA: MRIKLTYSYDGSCFCGSQSQPHGKSVEDSLNLALNHVGIFGRVITSSRTDKGVHALNQTSMVYCADFWDLARLKELINRHAHPHIHIKSVQKVDSEFHARYSAKARSYRYILNHDEFSPFLSPYCYFYEKVDLKRLNLALAKFIGTHDFSEFMKVGSDIKSPVREIYKSYAFRYKNQTIIKFKANGFLRAQVRLMVANALKATALNSPNDFCINSSITRIPAPPNGLYLERVFY, translated from the coding sequence TTGCGTATAAAACTCACATACTCATATGATGGCTCTTGCTTTTGCGGCTCACAAAGCCAACCGCACGGCAAAAGCGTAGAAGATAGTCTAAATTTAGCGTTAAATCATGTTGGGATTTTTGGTAGAGTGATAACTAGCTCAAGAACCGATAAAGGCGTGCATGCGCTAAATCAAACAAGCATGGTTTACTGCGCTGATTTTTGGGATTTGGCGCGTTTAAAAGAGCTTATAAATCGCCACGCGCATCCACATATACATATAAAAAGCGTTCAAAAAGTTGATAGCGAATTTCACGCTAGATACTCTGCAAAAGCTAGAAGCTACAGGTATATCTTAAATCACGATGAATTTAGCCCATTTTTATCGCCATATTGTTATTTTTATGAAAAAGTTGATTTAAAAAGGCTGAATTTAGCACTTGCTAAATTTATCGGCACACACGATTTTAGCGAATTTATGAAAGTAGGAAGCGATATTAAAAGCCCAGTTAGAGAAATTTATAAAAGCTACGCATTTAGGTATAAAAACCAAACTATCATAAAATTTAAAGCAAATGGCTTTTTAAGAGCGCAAGTTAGACTCATGGTAGCAAACGCACTAAAAGCAACAGCGCTAAACTCGCCAAATGATTTTTGCATAAATAGCTCAATCACACGTATCCCTGCCCCGCCAAATGGGCTATATTTAGAAAGAGTTTTTTACTGA
- a CDS encoding LptF/LptG family permease, producing MDRVSKYLFSNFISSFASLFSTLFMIMSIVFFIQIARITSFIQIDIGELFKLYLFMLPRILIFTTPIAFFVALTMSFFRLSKENESIVIFTFGYSPKKISLFFTIVAFILSFLLLFISLVMMPVAENLKDNFIEYKKTQATLNIKASEFGQKFANWLVFIEKEKNDGSQNTYENVIMYSPEAKGEKERIILAKEGEFKSVNSAFEMSLKDGKIYTIDTKYHITLFDTMTIRTAASNSISDISSIYSYWEEMSKSDKRKKDFTIYVLVSLFPLATILFAISFGIVTYRYEKGFIYFGIFGVLFIYFALIMLLAKQPTIAIPAVFLSFVVLSFIYFNKKIIRKY from the coding sequence ATGGATAGAGTTAGCAAATACCTTTTTTCAAATTTTATAAGCAGTTTTGCATCACTTTTTAGCACACTTTTTATGATAATGTCGATAGTATTTTTTATACAAATCGCAAGGATTACATCTTTTATCCAAATCGACATAGGCGAGCTTTTTAAACTCTATCTTTTTATGTTGCCACGAATTCTTATCTTTACAACACCGATTGCGTTTTTTGTCGCTTTGACGATGTCGTTTTTTAGGCTATCTAAAGAAAATGAAAGCATAGTTATCTTTACATTTGGCTACTCACCTAAAAAAATCAGCCTATTTTTTACCATAGTTGCTTTTATCTTGTCTTTTTTGCTTCTTTTTATATCTCTTGTGATGATGCCGGTGGCTGAGAATTTAAAAGATAACTTCATCGAGTATAAAAAAACTCAAGCAACGCTAAATATAAAAGCAAGCGAATTTGGACAGAAATTTGCAAACTGGCTTGTCTTTATAGAAAAAGAAAAAAACGATGGAAGCCAAAACACATATGAAAATGTCATCATGTACTCTCCAGAAGCAAAAGGCGAAAAAGAGCGGATAATCCTTGCTAAAGAAGGCGAGTTTAAAAGCGTAAATTCAGCTTTTGAAATGTCTTTAAAAGATGGTAAAATTTACACTATCGATACTAAATATCACATAACTTTATTTGATACTATGACTATACGAACAGCTGCTTCAAACAGCATTTCAGATATCTCATCGATATATTCGTATTGGGAAGAGATGAGCAAAAGCGATAAGCGTAAAAAGGACTTTACTATCTATGTTTTGGTATCCTTGTTCCCACTTGCTACGATTTTGTTTGCTATATCTTTTGGAATCGTAACGTATAGGTATGAAAAAGGCTTTATTTATTTTGGAATTTTTGGTGTACTTTTTATATACTTTGCACTGATTATGCTTTTAGCAAAACAGCCGACCATCGCCATACCAGCGGTATTTTTATCATTTGTAGTTTTATCGTTTATTTACTTTAACAAAAAAATTATAAGAAAATACTAA
- a CDS encoding prepilin peptidase, with translation MIFLMIFYFILGICIGSFSNVLIYRLPESKSINFPASHCQSCLTPLKFYHNVPLFSWIFLGGKCAFCKSKISVQYPLVELAGGLLMVLAFYKEVNGFDYFELLKAFFIGVLFIVLLAMSIIDFRYKGAPDLLLNTAVVLSLLYAFSFDGVKNALIFAAIFYALRFLLSKYKKQEAMGLADVYIFACMGAVLGLNLGFVSIFIGAVLTIPAYAIVAKKDYELPFIPFLAAGLFVVWLFDDWFLEVLKFINNFVLDLYGIPHG, from the coding sequence ATGATATTTTTAATGATCTTTTATTTTATCCTTGGAATTTGCATTGGCTCGTTTTCAAACGTTCTTATATACAGACTTCCAGAAAGCAAAAGTATAAATTTCCCAGCATCTCACTGCCAAAGTTGCCTTACGCCACTTAAATTTTATCACAATGTTCCGCTTTTTTCATGGATATTTTTAGGTGGAAAATGTGCATTTTGTAAAAGCAAAATCAGCGTTCAATACCCTCTAGTAGAGCTTGCTGGTGGGCTTCTTATGGTTTTAGCGTTTTATAAAGAGGTTAATGGATTTGATTATTTTGAACTTTTAAAAGCTTTTTTTATAGGAGTTTTATTTATCGTTTTGCTTGCTATGAGCATAATTGATTTTAGATATAAAGGCGCGCCCGATTTACTACTAAATACTGCCGTAGTGCTATCTTTGCTCTATGCTTTTAGCTTTGATGGCGTTAAAAATGCACTGATTTTTGCGGCTATTTTTTATGCTTTGAGATTTTTACTTAGCAAGTACAAAAAGCAAGAGGCAATGGGGTTGGCAGATGTTTATATATTTGCTTGTATGGGCGCAGTTTTGGGGCTAAATTTGGGCTTTGTTTCGATATTTATCGGTGCAGTTTTAACCATACCTGCTTACGCGATAGTTGCTAAAAAAGATTATGAGTTACCTTTTATCCCATTTTTAGCTGCTGGGCTTTTTGTGGTTTGGCTCTTTGATGACTGGTTTTTAGAAGTTTTAAAATTTATAAATAACTTTGTTTTAGACCTATATGGGATACCGCATGGATAG
- the uppS gene encoding polyprenyl diphosphate synthase → MNELNHLAIIMDGNGRWAKNRGFLRNVGHQNGANVVEDIAKFCINESIKNLTLYTFSTENWNRPKSEVEFLISLFKKFLKTKESIFLENEIKFQTIGDILAFDDELVNLMLNLKEKTKDFTKLTLALAVNYGFKDELVRACNKLISEQKQINEENINSALDTASMGDVDLLIRTGGEHRLSNFLLWQSSYAELFFTDTLWPDFTVCELEKIVKKYKNITRKFGGL, encoded by the coding sequence ATGAATGAACTAAACCACCTAGCCATCATAATGGATGGCAATGGAAGATGGGCGAAAAATCGCGGTTTTTTACGCAATGTCGGTCATCAAAACGGAGCAAATGTCGTAGAAGATATAGCTAAATTTTGTATAAATGAGAGTATAAAAAACTTGACTTTATACACTTTTAGCACCGAAAACTGGAATCGCCCAAAAAGCGAAGTGGAGTTTTTGATATCTCTTTTTAAGAAATTTTTAAAAACAAAAGAGTCTATTTTCTTAGAAAATGAGATAAAATTTCAAACTATCGGCGATATTTTGGCTTTTGATGATGAGCTTGTAAATTTGATGCTAAATTTAAAAGAAAAAACTAAAGATTTTACCAAACTCACTCTTGCTTTGGCTGTAAATTACGGCTTTAAAGATGAGCTTGTAAGAGCTTGCAATAAGCTTATAAGTGAGCAAAAACAGATAAATGAAGAAAATATAAACTCAGCACTTGATACCGCTAGCATGGGCGATGTAGATCTGCTTATTAGAACTGGCGGAGAGCATAGACTTTCAAATTTCTTGCTTTGGCAATCAAGCTACGCTGAGCTGTTTTTTACCGATACTTTGTGGCCTGATTTTACCGTTTGTGAGCTCGAAAAAATAGTAAAAAAATATAAAAATATAACTAGAAAATTTGGTGGATTATGA
- the coaBC gene encoding bifunctional phosphopantothenoylcysteine decarboxylase/phosphopantothenate--cysteine ligase CoaBC, producing MLQNKKILLAVCGSVSFYKAYEILSSLKKLGADVYVMLSDGALNFTQVQSFQALCDHPVLSSQTEDWHNGIGHMGYSRMDLVIIAPASVNTINKLAAGICDNVFMETLIASSNVPLIIAPAANNRMLEHFSTVNSLSLLEKNGAIIIEPVRKTLACKDVGKGGLADVNSIVYAAQRAILTDRFYQDKTVVVTGGPTEEKIDDVRTITNLSSGKMAKALADAFYFLGADVIFITSVDFEVPYKVIKFDSSFGLQSALYNQKLKKDDIIVMAAAVSDYIPNKIKGKLDKNEIGDILNLKFKKAPDIISGVTDNKIKKIGFKLEVSDEEALYNARNMLKEKNLNAVCLNVLGNTVKFGGDNTKITFMTEKTKIELKENSKREVALEIANLIKVYV from the coding sequence ATGTTACAAAATAAGAAAATTTTACTAGCAGTTTGTGGAAGTGTGAGTTTTTATAAAGCATACGAAATTCTTTCAAGTCTTAAAAAACTAGGCGCTGATGTATATGTTATGCTTAGCGATGGAGCGTTAAATTTCACTCAAGTTCAAAGCTTTCAAGCACTTTGCGATCATCCAGTTTTAAGCTCTCAAACAGAAGATTGGCATAATGGCATCGGACATATGGGGTATTCAAGAATGGATTTAGTCATCATAGCTCCAGCTAGCGTAAATACGATAAACAAACTAGCAGCTGGAATTTGTGATAATGTTTTTATGGAAACATTAATCGCCTCTTCAAACGTTCCTCTTATCATAGCTCCTGCAGCAAACAACAGAATGCTAGAGCATTTTAGCACTGTAAATTCTTTATCACTTTTAGAAAAAAATGGTGCGATTATCATTGAGCCTGTTAGAAAAACTCTAGCTTGCAAAGATGTTGGAAAAGGCGGTTTAGCTGATGTAAATTCTATAGTTTATGCCGCTCAAAGAGCGATTTTGACAGATAGATTTTATCAAGATAAAACCGTAGTTGTAACTGGTGGTCCAACAGAAGAGAAAATTGATGATGTAAGAACTATAACTAACCTTTCAAGCGGTAAAATGGCAAAAGCATTAGCTGATGCGTTTTATTTTTTAGGGGCTGATGTTATTTTTATAACTAGCGTTGATTTTGAAGTGCCATATAAGGTTATTAAATTTGATAGCTCTTTTGGGCTTCAAAGTGCACTTTATAACCAAAAACTAAAAAAAGATGATATTATCGTTATGGCTGCTGCTGTGAGCGACTATATACCAAATAAAATCAAAGGCAAGCTTGATAAAAACGAGATTGGCGATATACTAAATTTAAAATTCAAAAAAGCACCAGACATCATATCAGGAGTAACTGATAATAAAATCAAAAAAATTGGCTTTAAGCTTGAAGTTAGCGATGAAGAGGCGTTATATAATGCTAGAAATATGCTAAAAGAGAAAAACTTAAATGCGGTTTGCCTAAATGTTTTAGGAAATACAGTTAAATTTGGTGGCGATAATACCAAAATAACATTCATGACAGAAAAAACTAAAATAGAACTTAAAGAAAATAGTAAACGAGAGGTTGCGCTTGAGATTGCTAATCTTATAAAAGTCTATGTATGA
- the glmU gene encoding bifunctional UDP-N-acetylglucosamine diphosphorylase/glucosamine-1-phosphate N-acetyltransferase GlmU: protein MSEISVIVLAAGFGTRMKSKKAKVLFELCGEPMLVHILKKAYEISDDVSVVLSYQLDEIKKVVLKHFANTKIYKQDVERFPGTAGALRDVLFNSNKTLIICGDMPLVKTNELIRLTSATADVALGVFEAKNPFGYGRVITKNGEIQKIVEEKDATSEEKLVKSANTGCYCFKSEVLKEILPKISNQNSQNEYYLTDSIKLAKDMGLKCHAVMVDEDNFMGINDKFALSVAEGIMQNEIKENLMKQGVLMRLPKSIYIDSRAKFQGECELQENVSIIGECVIKNSIIKSSSVIEDSVVENSDIGPLAHVRPNCVVKDTHIGNFVELKKANLTGVKAGHLSYLGDCEIGSGTNVGCGTITCNYDGKAKYKTIIGKNVFIGSDSQLVAPVKIEDDVLIAAGSTVTMDAKSGSLVISRVKQVNKDGFYYKFFGDKNVTK, encoded by the coding sequence ATGAGCGAAATTTCAGTTATAGTTTTAGCAGCTGGTTTTGGCACAAGAATGAAATCAAAAAAAGCTAAGGTTTTGTTTGAACTGTGTGGAGAACCGATGCTAGTTCACATCCTAAAAAAGGCATATGAAATCAGCGATGATGTAAGCGTTGTGCTTAGCTATCAGCTAGATGAGATAAAAAAAGTAGTCTTAAAACACTTTGCAAATACAAAAATTTACAAACAAGATGTAGAGCGTTTTCCTGGGACTGCTGGGGCGCTAAGAGATGTTTTGTTTAACTCAAATAAAACTTTGATTATATGTGGCGATATGCCATTAGTTAAGACAAATGAGCTTATAAGGCTAACTTCTGCTACAGCAGATGTTGCTCTTGGTGTGTTTGAAGCTAAAAACCCTTTTGGATATGGGCGAGTTATAACTAAAAATGGCGAGATTCAAAAAATAGTCGAAGAAAAAGATGCCACAAGCGAAGAAAAACTAGTAAAAAGCGCAAACACAGGGTGCTACTGCTTTAAAAGTGAAGTTTTAAAAGAAATTTTACCTAAAATCTCAAACCAAAACTCGCAAAATGAATACTACCTAACCGACAGCATAAAACTAGCCAAAGATATGGGATTAAAATGCCACGCTGTAATGGTTGATGAAGATAACTTCATGGGGATAAATGATAAATTTGCTCTAAGTGTGGCTGAGGGTATAATGCAAAATGAAATCAAAGAAAATTTGATGAAACAAGGCGTTTTAATGCGCCTTCCAAAAAGCATATATATAGATAGCAGAGCTAAATTCCAAGGCGAGTGCGAACTGCAAGAAAATGTAAGCATTATAGGCGAGTGCGTTATAAAAAATAGCATTATAAAGAGTTCAAGCGTTATCGAAGATAGTGTAGTCGAAAACTCAGATATAGGTCCACTAGCTCACGTTCGCCCAAACTGCGTGGTAAAAGATACGCATATAGGAAATTTTGTCGAGCTAAAAAAGGCAAATTTAACTGGTGTTAAGGCTGGGCATTTGAGTTATTTAGGAGATTGTGAGATTGGTAGTGGGACAAATGTTGGGTGTGGAACTATAACTTGTAATTACGATGGCAAGGCAAAGTATAAAACCATCATAGGTAAAAATGTTTTTATAGGCTCAGACTCGCAACTAGTTGCACCAGTAAAAATAGAAGATGATGTTTTAATAGCGGCTGGCTCAACCGTAACAATGGATGCTAAAAGCGGAAGTTTGGTTATAAGTAGAGTAAAACAAGTCAATAAAGATGGATTTTATTATAAATTTTTTGGAGATAAAAATGTTACAAAATAA
- a CDS encoding DMT family transporter, giving the protein MSSRQKGFFLVALSVLFMSFESPIISKTTISDFNFVFYYGFFIFLSTLAVLVITKTSPKEYFKNPKALVLAACCMSASNIFFIIAVKLTGIATTVLILATSPIICALTSFLIEKKTTPKALFASAIAVFIGIFIILNDSQKELNAFGVIFAFLCVFTMALLFITFANLKDVNRYAQINLAGVFMFVIASFFCDFKVDLTSLLLVFLMGMFISPLARVFLAYGSVYLLTAEVGLLFILESILAPVWGYLFLGEVITQNTLIGGAIVLLSVVFYTISYKK; this is encoded by the coding sequence TTGAGCTCTCGCCAAAAGGGGTTTTTCTTAGTCGCACTATCTGTTTTGTTTATGAGTTTTGAATCCCCCATTATCAGCAAAACCACCATTTCAGACTTTAACTTTGTATTTTACTATGGATTTTTTATATTTTTAAGCACGCTAGCTGTTTTGGTTATAACAAAAACTTCGCCAAAAGAGTATTTTAAAAACCCAAAGGCACTTGTTTTGGCTGCTTGTTGTATGTCAGCTTCAAACATATTTTTCATCATAGCCGTTAAACTAACTGGTATCGCAACAACCGTGCTTATCCTTGCAACTTCGCCCATAATTTGTGCGCTAACTAGCTTTTTAATCGAGAAAAAAACAACCCCAAAAGCCCTTTTTGCAAGTGCAATAGCTGTTTTTATAGGAATTTTTATCATACTAAACGATAGCCAAAAAGAGCTAAATGCCTTTGGCGTGATTTTTGCCTTTTTATGCGTTTTTACTATGGCGCTTTTATTTATCACGTTTGCAAATTTAAAGGATGTAAACCGCTACGCACAGATAAATTTAGCTGGGGTTTTTATGTTTGTCATAGCTTCATTTTTTTGTGATTTTAAGGTAGATTTGACATCTTTACTGCTCGTTTTTCTTATGGGAATGTTTATTTCGCCTTTAGCAAGAGTTTTTTTAGCTTATGGTTCGGTGTATCTTTTAACCGCAGAAGTTGGGCTTTTATTTATCCTTGAAAGCATACTAGCTCCTGTGTGGGGATATCTGTTTTTAGGCGAAGTTATCACGCAAAATACACTTATAGGTGGAGCAATAGTGCTTTTATCTGTTGTTTTTTATACAATTTCATATAAAAAATGA
- a CDS encoding EamA family transporter: MNKLILVTLIWAFSFSLIGEYLKGVDSSFAAFLRVVLALICFLPFMKKDVNLKLAFAISAIGAVQIGVMYLFYYASFKYLSVAEVALFTIFTPFYVTIIYDIFKARFRYLYLISVAIAVFGAFVIKFGAINGSFISGFLLLQGANLCFGAGQSAYKFMLEKYGFKEQKELFGYFFVGATLVCALAFLIYGDVSKISLNLKQICIIIWLGVGASAFGYFLWNKGACEVDSGVLAIMNNALIPAAIIVNLVFWGKDSDISKLILGGVIIYISLLVHKKFIKFYESKSV; this comes from the coding sequence TTGAATAAACTTATCCTAGTTACGCTCATTTGGGCGTTTAGTTTTAGTTTGATTGGCGAGTATCTAAAAGGCGTTGATAGCAGTTTTGCTGCGTTTTTGCGTGTGGTTTTAGCGCTTATTTGCTTTTTGCCTTTTATGAAAAAAGATGTAAATTTAAAACTTGCATTTGCAATAAGTGCTATTGGAGCCGTTCAAATCGGCGTTATGTATCTTTTTTACTACGCTTCTTTTAAATATTTAAGTGTGGCAGAAGTTGCACTTTTTACCATTTTTACGCCATTTTATGTAACGATAATCTATGATATTTTTAAGGCTAGATTTAGGTATTTATATCTTATAAGCGTGGCTATAGCGGTATTTGGAGCGTTTGTTATTAAATTTGGAGCGATAAATGGCAGTTTTATAAGTGGATTTTTGCTTTTACAAGGTGCAAATTTGTGTTTTGGAGCAGGGCAGAGTGCTTATAAATTTATGCTTGAAAAGTATGGATTTAAGGAGCAAAAAGAGCTTTTTGGATACTTTTTTGTAGGAGCTACCTTAGTTTGTGCTTTGGCGTTTTTAATCTATGGCGATGTGAGTAAAATTTCTTTAAATTTAAAGCAAATTTGTATCATCATCTGGCTTGGAGTTGGCGCAAGTGCGTTTGGCTACTTTTTGTGGAACAAGGGCGCTTGCGAGGTTGATAGTGGGGTTTTAGCCATTATGAATAATGCTCTCATACCAGCAGCGATTATAGTAAATTTAGTTTTTTGGGGCAAAGATAGTGATATTTCAAAGCTCATTCTTGGTGGAGTTATCATCTATATATCGCTTTTAGTGCATAAAAAATTTATCAAATTTTATGAGAGCAAGAGCGTTTAA
- a CDS encoding cysteine hydrolase family protein has product MKKLLVVVDFQNDFVDGALGFEDAKKIEDEIYTKITAYERANDDVVFTLDTHDEDYLQTIEGQNLPIKHCIKGSFGWEIYGKVKELSKNHPNLVKHTFGCDLLMKFIQEKPYKYDTIELVGLVSNICVVSNAIIAKSASPLSQVTVDAKATSSYDKVIQEKTFDVLENLHIKVLNRA; this is encoded by the coding sequence ATGAAAAAACTTTTGGTTGTGGTTGACTTTCAAAATGACTTTGTAGATGGAGCTTTAGGCTTTGAAGATGCTAAAAAAATTGAAGATGAAATTTATACTAAAATAACTGCTTATGAACGTGCAAACGATGATGTGGTCTTTACTCTTGATACTCATGATGAGGATTATCTACAAACCATCGAAGGGCAAAATTTACCCATAAAACACTGTATAAAAGGCAGCTTTGGCTGGGAAATTTATGGCAAAGTTAAAGAGCTTTCTAAAAATCATCCAAATTTAGTAAAACACACCTTTGGTTGTGACCTGCTTATGAAATTTATCCAAGAAAAGCCTTATAAATACGATACTATCGAGCTTGTCGGCTTAGTTAGCAACATCTGCGTAGTCTCAAACGCCATCATCGCAAAATCCGCAAGCCCACTCTCACAAGTAACAGTCGATGCAAAAGCGACTAGTTCGTATGATAAAGTTATCCAAGAAAAGACTTTTGATGTGCTTGAAAATTTGCATATAAAGGTGTTAAATAGAGCGTAA